One Oryzias melastigma strain HK-1 unplaced genomic scaffold, ASM292280v2 sc00929, whole genome shotgun sequence genomic window carries:
- the LOC112138843 gene encoding kinesin-like protein KIFC3 → MLVKENENLRSRVQQLESSLQQRAEQLSQLERRSEQSEWRRAEELRKREDRVRELQLELDREKGKEPVVKYVTQTVEVESAATVKQLNKARQRNEVLAGRLSDQNERCRQLEEQIRKSDEYSCNLQHKIAAYEREITKLREELLKEIGHLEERKEEAVRAAASCSADHFQNLQDQFFSLQKRLTALPPTLRSMKTDYASLRSQVRNFSDFYGSAINEAKKQIAAAINEMSEANKDLLEKYRKEVALRRKYHEQLVELKGNIRVLCRVKPVLKEDQHEEGQSVVVATDPNNESSLTVISKGKGRIFELDKVFQPQATQEEIFQEIEPLVTSCIDGYHVCIFAYGQTGSGKTHTMEGTVENPGINQRALKHLFNEIEERKDMWSYTVSVSSVEIYNEVLRDLLSKDGEKLDIKINPDGTGQLHVPGLRVIEVKSFQHIKKILATARRNRITFGTQMNQHSSRSHALLCITVQGTDLATGSKTTGKLNLVDLAGSERVWKSGAEGERLKEAQNINRSLLALGDVIQALRARQTHIPFRNSRLTYLLQDSLGKGSKTVMVVQVSALESNVGETLCSLKFAQRVCKVELGPAARKIESGVGQCD, encoded by the exons ATGCTCGTCAAG GAAAACGAGAATCTGCGCAGCAGAGTGCAGCAGCTGGAGAGCTCTCTGCAGCAACGGGCCGAGCAGCTTTCACAACTGGAGAGAAGGAGCGAGCAGAGCGAGTGGAGGAGAGCGGAGGAGCTGAGGAAACGAGAGGACAGAGTGAGGGAGCTGCAGCTGGAGCTGGACAGAGAGAAGGGGAAGGAGCCCGTTGTAAAG TATGTGACTCAGACTGTGGAGGTGGAATCAGCAGCAACTGTGAAGCAGCTGAATAAGGCCCGACAGAGGAACGAGGTGTTGGCTGGAAGGCTGTCTGATCAGAACGAACGCTGCAGGCAGCTGGAGGAGCAAATCCGGAAGTCTGATGAGTACAGCTGCAATCTGCAGCACAAG ATCGCAGCGTACGAGCGAGAAATCACCAAACTGAGGGAGGAACTGTTGAAAGAAATTGGACATTTGGAGGAGAGGAAGGAAGAAGCGGTGAGAGCTGCTGCCAGCTGCTCAGCCGACCACTTTCAGAACCTGCAGGATCAGTTCTTCA GCTTGCAGAAGCGTCTCACAGCACTCCCTCCCACTTTACGCTCCATGAAGACAGACTACGCCAGCCTGAGGAGCCAAGTTCGAAACTTCTCAGACTTTTATGGCAGTGCCATCAATGAAGCGAAAAAGCAG ATTGCAGCTGCCATCAATGAAATGTCTGAAGCCAACAAAGATCTCCTGGAGAAGTACAGAAAAGAGGTTGCGCTGCGCAGGAAGTACCACGAGCAGCTGGTGGAGCTCAAAG GAAACATTCGCGTTCTGTGTCGTGTGAAGCCTGTGCTGAAGGAGGATCAGCACGAGGAGGGTCAGTCCGTGGTCGTAGCCACCGATCCCAACAATGAATCCTCTCTGACGGTGATAAGCAAAGGAAAAGGTCGGATCTTTGAGCTGGACAAGGTCTTCCAACCGCAGGCCACTCAGGAAGAG aTCTTTCAGGAGATTGAGCCTCTTGTGACGTCGTGCATTGATGGATACCATGTTTGCATATTTGCATATGGGCAGACGGGCTCTGGAAAAACTCACACTATGGAG GGCACCGTGGAAAACCCTGGAATCAACCAGCGAGCTCTGAAACATCTCTTTAATGAGATCGAGGAGAGGAAGGACATGTGGTCCTACACCGTCTCCGTCAGCTCCGTGGAGATCTACAACGAGGTGTTGAG AGACCTGCTTAGTAAGGATGGAGAGAAACTGGACATAAAGATCAACCCGGATGGAACGGGACAGCTGCATGTGCCCGGCCTCAGAGTGATAGAGGTGAAGAGTTTTCAGCACATTAAAAAG ATTTTAGCCACAGCTCGACGGAACAGGATCACCTTTGGCACTCAGATGAACCAGCACAGCTCTCGCTCCCACGCCCTGCTGTGCATCACCGTTCAGGGCACAGACCTCGCCACGGGCTCCAAAACCACAG GCAAGTTGAACCTGGTGGACCTGGCGGGCTCAGAGAGGGTGTGGAAATCTGGTGCAGAGGGAGAGAGGCTGAAAGAAGCCCAAAATATCAACCGCTCCCTGCTGGCTCTGGGGGACGTCATTCAGGCTCTCCGTGCTCGGCAGACTCACATCCCCTTCAGGAACTCCCGCCTCACCTACTTACTGCAAGACTCTCTGGGCAAAGGCAGCAAAACCGTCATGGTGGTCCAG GTTTCTGCTCTGGAGAGCAACGTGGGAGAAACGCTGTGCTCTCTAAAGTTTGCCCAGAGGGTGTGCAAGGTGGAACTAGGTCCTGCAGCCAGGAAGATCGAATCCGGCGTGGGGCAGTGTGACTGA